One genomic segment of Paraburkholderia caffeinilytica includes these proteins:
- a CDS encoding AMP-binding protein has product MIALHDLLSAAHEAAVANAPVCRDGATVLDRVAFRARVSTLVELMQTQEARRYALCIDDPFDFACALFALFACGKEPVIPANATPGYLADLADAYDAVLTDAGLPHGVADADVDATHTPGTSHTIDPQAPLTLYTSGSSGTPKPIRKTLAQFNAEVHTLEKQWGALIGDATMLASVPHHHIYGLLFRVLWPLAAGRAFNRAISIEPLHLQTQIEQCGATVVVSTPAQLSRWPALPGFAALTPAPRAFFSSGGPLALEAAREYAAAYGAAPLEIYGSTETGGIAWCRQDQSDAWQPVVGIEVRRDEDGALNVRSPHLDHTGWHRTDDQIAFDADGRFRLQGRLDRVLKLDGKRVSLPELEARLALHPYVAQAAIVPLEGASRERVGAVVALTEAGCEALREEGRVQLAKTLRRHLAEYFDVVVLPRHWRFRLTLPFDARGKLPVAAVAAAFEPRADGVEVLAEARSADTLHYELRVPPTLAQFAGHFPGFPILPGVVQVHWAMRLAAEHVPAVRALASVDRLKFMAPVPPGAVLNLTLAHDAARGRVQFAYRLSGRECASGVIVYRGTA; this is encoded by the coding sequence ATGATTGCGCTGCACGATCTGTTGTCGGCGGCCCATGAGGCCGCCGTCGCGAATGCACCGGTATGCCGCGACGGCGCTACGGTGCTCGACCGCGTTGCGTTTCGCGCGCGCGTCTCGACTCTGGTCGAGCTCATGCAAACGCAAGAGGCGCGCCGCTACGCGTTATGCATCGACGACCCGTTCGATTTCGCCTGCGCGCTGTTTGCGTTGTTCGCCTGCGGCAAGGAACCGGTCATTCCGGCCAACGCGACGCCGGGCTATCTCGCCGATCTTGCCGATGCGTACGACGCCGTGCTGACCGATGCGGGCCTGCCGCATGGCGTGGCGGACGCCGATGTCGATGCCACGCACACGCCAGGCACCTCGCACACGATCGATCCGCAAGCGCCGTTGACGCTCTACACCTCCGGCAGCAGCGGAACCCCCAAGCCGATCCGCAAGACCCTCGCGCAATTCAACGCCGAAGTGCACACGCTCGAAAAGCAATGGGGCGCCTTGATCGGCGATGCGACGATGCTCGCAAGCGTGCCGCATCATCATATCTACGGTTTGCTGTTTCGCGTGCTGTGGCCGCTCGCGGCGGGCCGCGCGTTCAACCGCGCGATCAGCATCGAGCCGTTGCATCTGCAAACGCAGATCGAGCAATGCGGCGCGACGGTCGTCGTCTCGACACCCGCGCAATTGTCGCGTTGGCCGGCGTTGCCCGGCTTCGCCGCGTTGACGCCGGCGCCGCGCGCGTTCTTTTCTTCGGGCGGTCCGCTCGCTCTCGAAGCCGCGCGGGAATACGCCGCCGCTTACGGCGCTGCGCCGCTCGAAATTTACGGCAGTACGGAGACCGGCGGCATCGCGTGGTGCCGTCAGGATCAGAGCGATGCATGGCAACCGGTTGTCGGCATTGAAGTGCGCCGCGACGAGGACGGCGCGCTGAACGTTCGCTCGCCGCATCTCGATCACACCGGCTGGCATCGCACGGACGACCAGATCGCGTTCGACGCCGATGGCCGCTTCCGCCTGCAAGGCCGGCTCGATCGCGTGCTCAAGCTGGACGGCAAGCGCGTGTCGCTGCCGGAACTCGAAGCGCGTCTCGCGCTGCATCCGTATGTCGCGCAAGCCGCGATCGTGCCGCTGGAAGGCGCGTCGCGCGAGCGTGTCGGCGCCGTCGTGGCGCTGACTGAAGCCGGCTGCGAGGCATTGCGCGAGGAAGGCCGCGTGCAACTCGCGAAAACCCTGCGCCGGCATCTCGCCGAATATTTCGATGTCGTGGTGCTGCCGCGTCATTGGCGTTTTCGCCTCACCTTGCCGTTCGACGCGCGCGGCAAACTGCCGGTGGCCGCCGTCGCGGCGGCTTTCGAGCCGCGAGCGGACGGTGTGGAAGTGCTCGCCGAAGCCCGCAGCGCCGACACGTTGCACTACGAACTGCGCGTGCCGCCGACGCTCGCGCAGTTCGCCGGCCACTTCCCCGGCTTCCCGATTCTGCCGGGCGTCGTTCAGGTGCACTGGGCGATGCGTCTGGCCGCCGAACACGTGCCCGCCGTGCGCGCGCTGGCATCGGTCGACCGTCTCAAGTTCATGGCGCCGGTGCCGCCGGGAGCCGTGCTGAATCTCACGCTCGCACACGACGCCGCGCGTGGGCGCGTGCAGTTCGCGTACCGGCTGAGCGGGCGTGAATGTGCATCGGGCGTGATCGTGTATCGGGGGACTGCATGA
- a CDS encoding beta-ketoacyl synthase chain length factor has translation MPDLHWTIPVARWSSWPAAASAAPDIGFIEPIVRRRLSTLSRVALKVAHDCVAQNEVRVVFASRHGELRRTTDILRTISAGEPVSPTAFSLSVLNAMTGVFGIARGDRSAASAISAGAETLGYALLEAYAQYATQPGSPVLLVYADEPADPAYGTIEDEVQGGAIAILLNGEAEAGQLVCTLSGAGELEAAEVAHETRRSGADSVASAQASTEESFATQSQALQHCLETGRPAVWQGAGAAWHWRWHESAA, from the coding sequence ATGCCCGATCTGCACTGGACCATTCCGGTCGCTCGCTGGTCTAGCTGGCCTGCTGCCGCATCTGCCGCACCCGACATCGGCTTTATCGAGCCGATCGTGCGGCGTCGCCTGAGCACGCTGTCCAGAGTCGCACTGAAGGTCGCGCACGACTGCGTTGCGCAAAACGAGGTCAGGGTCGTGTTCGCATCGCGCCACGGCGAATTGCGGCGCACCACGGACATCCTGCGCACCATCAGCGCGGGCGAACCGGTCTCGCCCACCGCCTTCAGCCTGTCGGTGCTGAACGCCATGACCGGCGTGTTCGGCATCGCGCGTGGCGACCGATCCGCCGCCAGCGCGATTTCGGCTGGCGCGGAGACGCTCGGCTATGCGCTGCTGGAAGCGTACGCGCAATACGCAACGCAGCCCGGCTCACCGGTGTTGCTAGTGTACGCCGACGAACCGGCCGATCCGGCGTACGGCACGATTGAAGACGAAGTGCAGGGCGGCGCGATCGCGATCCTGCTGAACGGCGAAGCGGAGGCGGGGCAGCTGGTCTGCACGTTGTCCGGCGCGGGTGAGTTGGAGGCAGCGGAGGTCGCGCACGAGACCCGTCGCTCAGGCGCGGATAGTGTGGCAAGCGCCCAGGCAAGCACGGAAGAAAGCTTCGCGACCCAGAGCCAGGCGCTGCAACACTGCCTGGAAACGGGCAGGCCCGCCGTCTGGCAAGGCGCCGGCGCAGCCTGGCATTGGAGGTGGCATGAAAGCGCGGCTTGA
- a CDS encoding phosphopantetheine-binding protein — MDSLKLEIKQLLIEALDLEDLSPADIDDDAPLFDTDGIGLDSIDALEIGIVLRKQYQLTIAANDERTREHFRSISTLAALVASQRETAHAVNETTRKGD, encoded by the coding sequence ATGGATTCTTTAAAACTGGAAATTAAACAGCTTCTGATCGAAGCCCTCGATCTGGAAGACCTGAGCCCGGCCGATATCGACGACGACGCCCCGTTGTTCGATACCGACGGCATCGGTCTCGACTCGATCGACGCGCTCGAGATCGGCATCGTGCTGCGCAAACAATACCAACTGACCATCGCAGCGAACGACGAACGCACCCGCGAGCACTTCCGCTCGATCAGCACGCTGGCCGCGCTGGTCGCGAGTCAGCGCGAAACGGCGCATGCTGTGAACGAAACCACAAGAAAAGGGGATTAA
- a CDS encoding acyl carrier protein, whose amino-acid sequence MSEAEILERIRAIFKENFAIEPERVTPDAHLFEDLDLDSIDAVDLAIKLQEMTGRRIKPEEFKSVRTVGDVIGAVESLLAAQG is encoded by the coding sequence GTGTCCGAGGCAGAGATTCTTGAACGCATCCGCGCCATCTTCAAAGAGAACTTCGCGATCGAGCCGGAGCGCGTGACGCCCGACGCACATCTCTTCGAAGATCTCGATCTCGACAGCATCGACGCTGTCGACCTCGCGATCAAACTGCAGGAAATGACCGGCCGCCGCATCAAGCCGGAAGAATTCAAGTCGGTGCGCACGGTCGGCGATGTGATCGGTGCGGTCGAATCCCTGTTGGCGGCACAAGGCTGA
- a CDS encoding DUF4136 domain-containing protein: protein MKFDRLTRRAALLLAGLTVLLSGCTSYVTSQVTAFSDWSGNDATRTYAFTRAADQQNNLELTTYERLVGNELATHAFRQVDTSQARYLVGLSYGIRSDMVTVAQPVYYNPWPAPYWGRPFDPWGPWGAFPTAYVNQSYPIFTHLLGVRITERASGKEVYNVTARNSDEESSLVRAMPYLARSALADFPLGNGVVHTVRIPVDKNGGASNEVATTGAAPAGAAAPAPAPGAKVVQ from the coding sequence ATGAAATTCGATCGATTGACCCGCCGCGCCGCGCTGCTGCTGGCCGGGCTAACGGTGCTGCTGTCCGGCTGCACGAGCTACGTGACCTCCCAGGTCACGGCGTTTTCCGACTGGAGCGGCAATGACGCCACCCGTACCTATGCCTTCACGCGGGCGGCGGATCAGCAGAACAATCTCGAGCTCACCACCTACGAGCGCCTCGTCGGCAACGAACTTGCCACGCACGCGTTCCGGCAGGTCGACACGTCCCAGGCGCGTTATCTGGTCGGGCTGTCGTATGGGATTCGCTCGGACATGGTGACGGTCGCGCAGCCGGTGTATTACAACCCGTGGCCGGCGCCGTACTGGGGCCGGCCGTTCGATCCGTGGGGCCCGTGGGGTGCGTTTCCGACCGCGTATGTGAACCAGAGCTACCCGATCTTCACGCACCTGCTCGGCGTGCGGATCACTGAGCGCGCCAGCGGCAAAGAGGTCTATAACGTGACGGCGCGCAACTCGGACGAAGAATCGTCGCTGGTGAGGGCCATGCCGTATCTGGCGCGCAGCGCGCTGGCCGATTTCCCGCTCGGCAACGGCGTGGTCCACACCGTGAGGATTCCCGTCGACAAGAACGGCGGGGCCTCGAACGAAGTCGCGACGACGGGCGCCGCGCCCGCCGGTGCGGCGGCTCCGGCTCCGGCGCCGGGCGCGAAGGTCGTGCAATAA
- a CDS encoding lysophospholipid acyltransferase family protein translates to MKARLDYGWRFCATGMAFVVFGVCGVLFSVLVFPLAWLWPHRASRQRAVTTVIHWFFRALVAVLQRIGVMELELSGVQGLRAGGPAIVVANHPTYLDVMVLLSLTPRACCVVKNAHWGNPCFWGIVRAAEYVSNADPAELVEAGARQLAAGYTMIIFPEGTRSPAPNRLHAFSRGFAHMALKVGAPIVPVLMDCDPPAFTKQMRWYDVPARAFRMRVNVLEPLGVEQLADHDASPSLAARSVTSAIEAHITQHLFDYGFFKTGN, encoded by the coding sequence ATGAAAGCGCGGCTTGACTACGGCTGGCGGTTCTGCGCGACCGGCATGGCCTTCGTGGTGTTCGGCGTCTGCGGCGTGCTGTTTTCGGTGCTGGTGTTCCCGCTCGCGTGGCTGTGGCCGCATCGGGCGTCGCGCCAGCGCGCGGTGACGACCGTGATTCACTGGTTTTTCCGCGCGCTGGTCGCGGTGTTGCAGCGCATCGGCGTGATGGAGCTCGAGCTGTCGGGCGTACAGGGATTGCGCGCCGGCGGCCCGGCGATCGTGGTCGCCAATCACCCGACGTATCTGGACGTCATGGTGTTGTTGTCGCTCACGCCGCGCGCCTGTTGCGTGGTGAAAAACGCGCATTGGGGCAACCCGTGTTTCTGGGGGATCGTGCGCGCGGCGGAATACGTGAGCAACGCCGATCCCGCGGAGCTCGTCGAAGCCGGCGCGCGGCAGCTGGCAGCGGGCTACACGATGATTATTTTTCCCGAGGGCACGCGCAGCCCCGCGCCGAACCGGCTGCATGCGTTCTCACGCGGGTTCGCGCACATGGCGTTGAAGGTCGGCGCGCCGATCGTGCCGGTGCTGATGGACTGCGATCCGCCGGCGTTCACCAAGCAGATGCGCTGGTACGACGTGCCGGCGCGCGCCTTCCGGATGCGCGTGAACGTGCTTGAGCCGCTTGGCGTCGAGCAACTCGCGGACCACGATGCATCACCGTCTCTCGCGGCGCGCAGCGTGACCAGCGCCATCGAAGCCCACATTACTCAGCACCTGTTCGATTATGGATTCTTTAAAACTGGAAATTAA